In a single window of the Sulfitobacter indolifex genome:
- a CDS encoding glycoside hydrolase family 26 protein, whose protein sequence is MKPLHMFTPKRTFAPGAVSLLCALALGTTLSAQSVPPGDLPFGVYDPNGDFSDLKGVSIEHLFLPWEDVLLPSLFEAETYAKERNRTLLVTIEPWTWSRDDRNSPTVLREGIQNGTYDATMQNVCSALGQLDIPMTIRWAQEMEDPSGQFIWSNWRPEDYISAFRRMNAICRNNAPTARYMWSPLGYENLADYYPGDDVVDVVGLSVFSFEPWEEAILDQAQTFEGIFGPRYERAVTFNKPIVVAELGFSGDAEHVAQWNADIRTMSASYPELEAVVYFAQKEVYPWPDGFGYPNWRQTAHVLPDAR, encoded by the coding sequence ATGAAACCCCTTCATATGTTCACCCCCAAGCGGACATTTGCGCCTGGAGCCGTATCGCTTCTTTGCGCTCTTGCCTTGGGAACTACATTGTCCGCACAATCCGTCCCTCCGGGGGACCTCCCGTTTGGCGTCTATGACCCAAATGGCGACTTTTCGGATTTGAAGGGGGTGTCGATTGAACATCTGTTCCTTCCTTGGGAAGATGTGCTGCTGCCCAGTTTGTTCGAGGCAGAAACCTACGCAAAAGAACGCAACCGGACTCTGTTGGTCACAATTGAGCCTTGGACATGGTCGCGCGACGACCGCAACAGCCCGACAGTTCTGCGCGAAGGCATCCAAAATGGTACCTACGATGCCACCATGCAGAACGTCTGCTCTGCCTTAGGTCAGCTTGATATCCCGATGACAATCCGTTGGGCACAGGAAATGGAAGACCCCAGTGGTCAGTTCATTTGGTCTAATTGGCGCCCGGAAGACTATATTTCCGCGTTCCGCCGGATGAACGCCATTTGCCGCAACAATGCGCCAACCGCACGCTACATGTGGTCCCCGCTCGGATATGAAAACCTCGCAGACTATTATCCCGGTGACGATGTCGTGGATGTCGTAGGGCTCTCCGTGTTCAGCTTCGAGCCCTGGGAAGAGGCAATACTCGACCAAGCACAGACCTTTGAGGGAATCTTCGGTCCTCGGTATGAGCGTGCTGTGACCTTTAACAAACCTATCGTGGTCGCAGAGCTTGGATTTTCGGGTGATGCTGAGCATGTCGCCCAGTGGAACGCCGATATCCGAACGATGAGTGCCTCTTATCCCGAACTCGAAGCGGTGGTCTATTTTGCGCAAAAGGAAGTTTATCCATGGCCAGACGGCTTTGGATATCCGAACTGGCGGCAAACCGCCCATGTTCTGCCTGATGCTCGCTAA
- the galE gene encoding UDP-glucose 4-epimerase GalE: protein MSASTGICVTGGAGYIGSHACYALGVEGRPPLVVDNLVTGHRAAVRWGPLAHIDLRDTTQLTHALWQHKTRTVLHFAASAYVGDSMQDPISYYDNNVCGMISLLQACLAAGVRHFILSSSCATYGIPQTIPITETTSQRPISPYGQSKLICENILRDAAGQAGMDFAILRYFNAAGADPSGALCEEHSPETHLIPRALAATCPQGEPLALFGTDYDTADGTCVRDYIHVSDLVRGHLMALAHLEKFGGSLVLNLGSGRGVSNMQIIQVVEEVTGAEVKVRKAPRRQGDPPSLIADINQAREILGFEPNHSDIHTIIADAARSFGLLKVQNAKSA, encoded by the coding sequence ATGAGCGCCTCGACTGGCATATGCGTGACAGGCGGCGCAGGCTATATCGGCAGCCACGCTTGCTATGCTCTTGGCGTTGAGGGGCGCCCCCCATTGGTTGTCGACAACTTGGTAACCGGTCATCGCGCCGCCGTTCGATGGGGGCCGCTTGCCCATATAGATCTGCGCGATACGACACAGCTCACACACGCGCTATGGCAGCATAAAACCAGAACTGTTCTGCATTTTGCCGCTTCAGCCTATGTGGGGGACTCGATGCAGGACCCGATCAGCTACTACGACAACAACGTCTGCGGGATGATTTCTCTGCTTCAGGCCTGCTTAGCTGCCGGCGTGCGCCACTTCATCCTATCCAGCAGCTGTGCCACCTATGGCATCCCACAAACCATTCCTATTACGGAAACAACCTCGCAACGTCCGATCAGCCCCTATGGACAGAGCAAGTTGATCTGCGAAAACATACTGCGCGATGCCGCAGGGCAGGCGGGCATGGACTTTGCAATACTGCGGTATTTTAACGCTGCCGGAGCGGACCCAAGCGGCGCTCTGTGCGAGGAACACTCCCCCGAAACCCATCTTATACCGCGGGCCCTCGCTGCCACGTGCCCGCAGGGGGAACCGCTGGCTCTGTTCGGGACAGATTACGACACAGCCGACGGCACCTGTGTGCGCGATTACATCCATGTGAGCGATCTGGTGCGTGGGCATCTTATGGCATTGGCACATTTGGAAAAATTCGGCGGCAGCTTGGTGTTGAACCTTGGCAGTGGAAGAGGCGTGTCGAACATGCAGATTATTCAGGTGGTCGAGGAGGTGACAGGCGCCGAAGTAAAGGTGCGTAAAGCGCCTCGGCGCCAGGGGGATCCGCCCAGTTTGATCGCCGACATCAACCAAGCCCGGGAAATTCTAGGCTTTGAGCCAAACCACTCCGACATCCATACCATCATAGCGGATGCGGCGCGCAGTTTTGGCCTATTGAAGGTACAAAATGCAAAATCTGCCTGA
- a CDS encoding glycosyltransferase family 2 protein, whose product MQNLPDHKPKLFRQPLLKGKVKRRYVLLASLWLLTVAFFWHWWLQSEHATAWYLYVPVTLCVAWVFFVQAYFLNLFLRSHHTTGTLAELGPCRVAMVVTKAPAEPFEVVKATLKAMLAQTVAHDTWLADEDPDRETLDWCHAHDVHVSTRKGVAAYHNKSWPRRTRCKEGNLAYFYDHYGYEHYDIVSQLDADHVPEPDYLHEMLRPFADPDVGYVTAPSICSRNAPNSWAARSRLHTEAVFHGVVQAGYANGWAPMCIGSHYAVRTKALHAVGGLGPELAEDHSTSMILNAGGWKGMHAIDAIAEGEGPPTVADLIVQEFQWSRSLMTILLQHTPRYLAGLSPGRKLQFVFCQLWYPLLAGFMALMFILPIAALIFDVRYANLTFPAFLLHVWPSIAVMIILVLCMRTDGFFRPHDAKVLGWEKMLFALVQWPWVILGSLMAVRDTLTGNFVDFRVTPKGQRDVQMLGWKVLSPYLVLALFSLFPVLWVERAEQAAGFYIFALVNATLYITVFVVIVVKHLSENQLGAAVWKPRTVAQFACVGLSAACIVIAAGERGHAGLVALTETRSTVRIFIPTYVVTGAGQGGESSPYVMVYNPHWWSQWLNAAPLKGGTK is encoded by the coding sequence ATGCAAAATCTGCCTGATCACAAGCCGAAGCTTTTCCGCCAGCCTCTCCTGAAAGGGAAGGTGAAAAGGCGCTATGTTCTGTTGGCCAGCCTATGGCTGCTCACCGTCGCCTTCTTTTGGCACTGGTGGTTGCAGTCAGAGCACGCCACCGCTTGGTACCTCTATGTCCCGGTCACGCTTTGTGTCGCTTGGGTCTTTTTTGTCCAAGCCTATTTTCTTAACCTTTTCTTGCGGTCACATCATACGACCGGCACACTTGCTGAGCTGGGTCCATGCCGGGTCGCCATGGTGGTTACGAAAGCGCCGGCAGAACCCTTTGAAGTCGTTAAGGCAACGCTTAAGGCCATGCTGGCCCAAACAGTGGCCCATGATACTTGGCTGGCTGACGAAGACCCTGACCGTGAGACCCTAGACTGGTGCCACGCGCATGATGTTCATGTCTCCACGCGCAAAGGGGTCGCAGCATATCACAACAAAAGCTGGCCCCGCCGGACGCGGTGTAAAGAAGGTAACCTCGCCTATTTTTACGACCACTACGGCTATGAGCACTATGACATCGTGTCCCAGCTTGACGCTGACCATGTGCCCGAGCCCGACTATTTGCACGAGATGCTTCGCCCCTTCGCAGATCCGGATGTCGGCTATGTCACAGCACCAAGCATCTGTTCGCGCAACGCGCCCAACAGTTGGGCCGCAAGGAGCCGGCTGCATACAGAAGCCGTCTTTCACGGCGTCGTACAGGCGGGATATGCAAACGGCTGGGCGCCCATGTGTATTGGCTCCCATTATGCCGTACGAACGAAGGCGCTGCATGCCGTCGGAGGGCTCGGACCTGAGCTGGCCGAAGACCATTCAACCTCCATGATCCTCAACGCGGGAGGGTGGAAAGGTATGCATGCAATCGATGCTATTGCTGAGGGAGAAGGCCCCCCCACGGTGGCAGATCTGATCGTGCAGGAGTTTCAGTGGTCGCGAAGCCTAATGACCATTCTGCTCCAGCATACGCCGCGCTATCTTGCCGGTCTGTCACCAGGCCGTAAGTTGCAGTTTGTTTTCTGCCAATTATGGTATCCACTGCTGGCCGGCTTCATGGCCCTGATGTTCATATTGCCCATCGCCGCACTCATTTTCGACGTGCGCTATGCTAACCTTACCTTCCCCGCATTTCTGCTTCATGTTTGGCCCTCCATCGCTGTCATGATCATCCTTGTCTTATGTATGCGGACAGATGGGTTCTTCCGACCCCATGATGCCAAGGTGCTGGGATGGGAAAAAATGCTCTTTGCACTGGTGCAGTGGCCATGGGTGATCTTGGGAAGCCTCATGGCAGTGCGAGATACGCTCACAGGAAACTTTGTCGACTTTCGCGTGACGCCAAAAGGCCAACGGGACGTGCAGATGCTGGGATGGAAGGTCCTATCCCCCTACCTAGTCTTGGCGCTTTTTTCCCTCTTCCCAGTGCTATGGGTGGAACGGGCAGAGCAAGCTGCTGGTTTTTACATCTTCGCTCTCGTTAACGCTACACTCTACATTACGGTCTTCGTAGTTATTGTTGTCAAACATCTGAGCGAAAACCAATTGGGCGCTGCAGTATGGAAACCACGAACCGTCGCGCAATTTGCTTGTGTGGGATTATCGGCAGCCTGCATTGTTATCGCAGCAGGAGAGCGGGGCCATGCAGGCCTAGTCGCGCTTACCGAAACACGCAGCACAGTCCGCATCTTCATACCTACCTATGTTGTGACAGGCGCAGGGCAGGGCGGTGAAAGCTCCCCTTATGTCATGGTCTATAACCCCCACTGGTGGTCGCAGTGGCTCAATGCAGCCCCCCTGAAAGGAGGCACAAAATGA